Proteins from a genomic interval of bacterium:
- a CDS encoding phage tail protein produces the protein MAAGGVDPLRVHHFALEVTGVDECIFRECSGLEMEIQVVEDYQMDAKGKMVLKKLPGPIKYSNIILRRGVTDSMKLTEWFQKAKDGKMGEARKNGSVVAYAPDATEVARWNFTNGWICKLKGPTMHAGQNEMSVEECEITHEELIRAT, from the coding sequence ATGGCTGCAGGAGGAGTAGATCCCCTAAGAGTGCATCATTTCGCTCTGGAAGTAACCGGAGTGGATGAGTGCATATTTCGCGAATGCAGCGGCTTGGAAATGGAAATCCAGGTCGTTGAAGACTACCAGATGGATGCCAAAGGCAAGATGGTTCTTAAAAAATTGCCTGGCCCGATTAAGTACTCGAACATTATTTTGCGCCGTGGCGTGACGGACTCGATGAAACTCACCGAGTGGTTCCAGAAAGCCAAGGATGGCAAGATGGGTGAAGCGCGCAAGAACGGCTCGGTCGTTGCTTATGCGCCGGATGCAACTGAGGTCGCACGTTGGAACTTCACCAATGGGTGGATTTGCAAGCTTAAAGGCCCCACGATGCATGCGGGGCAAAATGAGATGTCAGTCGAAGAGTGTGAAATCACACACGAAGAACTGATACGCGCGACTTAA